The DNA sequence TCGCCGGGGTCAGCGACGGCGCGCAAGACCATCAGGAGGTCCTCCGCCTCGCGCGTCTGGTACAGACCGTGTCGCTTGAAGTAGGCGCACGGCACCCCGCGCGCTGCCAGCCGGTCGTGGACGCCGTCGAGGTCCGAGCCGTTGCGACCCAGCACGTAGATGTCGCCCGGGTGGAGCCGCCGCAGCGCTCCGTCCCGGCCCACCACGAGCGAACGCGGGCCCTCGCTCAGCAGCGCTTCGATCTCGTCGGCCACGGTGTCGGCGAGCGCCACCCGCGCGCCGAAGGCGTTGAGCTTGTCGGACCCGTTCGTCGCAGCGGGGCGCAACAGCACGAGCGGCACCGCGGGGCTGCCATCGAGGTGCTGCGCCCGGAGCCGCGGGTCTCCACAGTCCACCGGCGCGTCATAGCGGATGGAACCCGTGAAGAAGCCCCGCGCGAACACCGCGTTGTAGGCGCCGATCATGGCGTCGGTGCTGCGGAAGTTGTGCCGCAGCACCACGCGCGTGACGTGCGGCGCGAGCGCGTCCCGTGCGGCGAGGTAGGTGTGCACGTCCGCGCCCCGGAAGGCGTAGATGGCCTGCTTCGGGTCACCGATGAGGTAGAGCGCGCGGCGCTGCGCGATGGGCAGGCGCCGCGGGTCATCGTTCCCGTCGAAGAACAGGCGCCGGAAGATCTCCCACTGCGTGGCGTCGGTGTCCTGGAACTCGTCGATGATGGCGAAGCGGTGCTGCGCACGAAGGGCCGCGGTGAGGCCCACGCCGCCCTCTCCGCGTAACGCGTCACGCAGGCGTGTGAGCAGGTCGTCGAAGTCCAGCTCGCGCGCGGCGCGCTTGCTCTCGTCGGCCCGCGCCAGCACGCGCGGCAGCAGCGTCTGCACCACCAGCATGGAGAAGTGAGGGATGCTCTCCAGCAGCGCGTCGAACGGCGCGAGCGCGTGCGCCAGCGCCGGGTTCTTCTCGCGGCGACCGTTCACCCAGTCGAGCGCGGTCTTGGTGCCTTGGGGTCGCTCGCACCACGCGGCGATGGCCGCGGCCGCCGCCATCAGGTCCTCGGCGCCCAGCACCTGCTGCGCGCACGCGTGGAGGGCCTCGAGGTGGCCGGTGAGCGAGTCCCGCGTGCGGGCCGTCTCCTGCCGCGCAGCGGCGAGCAGCGCGTGCCTACGCGGGAGGGCGGCGCACCCCTCGGCCAGCTCGCGCACTCGCTCGAGCGAGGCGGGAGGCATCAGCACTCCCGGCTCGGAGGCCCACGCGTTCAGCGTGGCGGTCAGGCCCTCGGGCGTGTCGACCCGCAGGGCGGCGCGGAGGACCGCGTGGGCCGGATCGCTGGGGCGCAGCGCTTCACGCAACACGGCGCGCACGGCGCGCTGGAAGTGCAGACGCGACTCGGCCAGGGTCTGCTCGAACAGCCCGCGACTCCGGAACGCGTGCTCCTGCAGCACCCGCTGGCAGTAGCCATGGATGGTGTAGATGCTGGCCGCCTCGAAGCCCTCCACCGCCTCGCGCAAGCGCTCCATCGCGCCCTCGTCCAGGGTCCACGCGTTGTCCTCCGGGGGCGGATCGACCCGCGGGTCCTCGGGCCCCGCGTGGACCAGCGCCACCAGGGTCTCGCGGACCCGCTCGCGCATCTCGAGCGTCGCCTTCTCGGTGAAGGTCAGCACCACGATCTCGTCCAGGCGCGCGCCGGCACGCACGATCAGGTCCACGATCAGGTGCTCGAGGGTATAGGTCTTGCCCGTCCCTGCGGAGGCCTCGATCCACGCGTGCGACGCGAGGGGGAGCTCGTCCAGCACCTGCGGGCGCGCGAAGCGTCGCGGTTGGCTCACGCGGCCTCCCCCGCGCGGAGGCGCGCATAGAGGTCGTAGCGGCGCGCGTACATGGCGTACAGCTCGTCGACGGGCGGCACGGGGTACTCCTCCGCGTGAGGGACGCTCCCATAAGCGCGCTGGCCGGCGTCGTCCCGCACCTTCAGGAGCGCGGCTCGCCACGCGTCGGGAGGCCGCGAGCCCCACTCCGGGAGCGCCTCGAGCAGCGGCGTGGGGGGCGCGAAGTACGCGTGTGGTCCCATGAGGAGGTCGCGCACGAGGTCGAGCAGGTAGGCGCGCGCGGTCTCCTGGGAGAGCCCCCCCAGCACCAGCGCGACATCGCGTGGCTCGTCGGGATACAGCACGTGCACGCTGTGACGCGGGGCCTCTTCCCCGCTGGCCGTGAGCAGCAGGTGGTCGAGGAAGGCCCGCAGCCCCGCGCGCTCCTCCCGCCGGGCGCGGGCGCGGGCCGCCGCCGGTCGGGCGGAGGTCTCGAGCTGCAGCGAGCCGCGCTGCCCGAACAGCGCCTCGGTGCGCCCACGGACCAGGACGCGGAGGCGCCGCTGCCCGTCGCGGGGGTCGTCCAGCTCGAGCGTCAGGCTGGGCAGCACGCGCGTGACGTCACCGTCCTCGAGCGCCTCACCCAGGCGCACGCGCTGTGGTAGCGCGTCGGGGGCCAGCCGGGCGAGCTGCTCGTGCCACGCCCTCAGCAGAGCGAGGTCATCGCCCCGCCGGGCGACGGCCAGGGAGGCGACCGGCCACGCCCCTGCCCCCTGCATGCGCCCCACCGTGCGGTCGTAGGCCGCCTCGAGGGAGCCGTGTGTGGTGCCCTCCCAGAACGCCTCGCGCAGCGCGGTCACCTCGACGAGCTTGGGAGGCTCGAAGGGCTCGTCTTCCACGCTCTCCTCACCCTCGCCGTCGTCGTCGCGGCTCACGCCGAGCAGCGCCTCGGCCCAACCGCTCTGCGGGTCGCTCAAGAAGCGCGCGAGGTGGGTGCGCGACAATGAGAGGGTCGTGACCGGCCGCTCGTCGTCGTCCTCCACGGAGGTGACGTTCGCGCCGGGCTCGGGGCCCGTGGCCCGAGCTCCCGAGGTGGCTGGACGTGGCGCGGCTTCGGTGCCGGCCGAGGCGCCATTCGGAGACGCGCCGGCCGACGTGACCAGGTGCCAACCCTCGGACAGCGAGATGGTGCGCAGCTCCTGCGTGAGGCGCTCGAACACCGGCTTGGGGAGTCGCCCCCCGAGCGCGCGCAGCGTGTCCTCGAGAGCCGACGCGTCGCCATGTGTAGCCTCCTTGGGATCCTCGTCGTCGCCCGCAGGCCGCCCATCACCCCCACGCGCACCATCACCCCCGCGCGCGCCATCGCCGCCGTCACACGCGCCGTCACGACCGCGCTCGGCCTGGCCGCCTGCATCTCCGCGCTGGGGCCCGCCCACGCGCTGCGCGTCCGTCGAGCTCTCGGCTCGCTGCGCGGCGCGCCCCAGCTTGCCCAGCGCGCGCAGCCAGGCCTCCATGTGCGCCTCCGGGAAGGCGCTCGCCGGGTCGAGCGGCTCGTGTCGAAAGAGCGCATGCGTGGTGACCAGCGCGCCCTCCTCGGGCTCGCGCACGTAGCTTCGGCGCAGCGTGTCCAGGAGCAGCCTGACGGTGGGCGAGGGCGCGATGGGGTCCCCCGTGTAGGGCTCGCGCGACACCCACGAGAGGTGCAGCACGTCGCGCGCGCTCAGCAGGACCTCGAGGAACATGTACTTGTCGCGCTCGCTCGCGCGCACGTCCCCTACGCGACGCTTCTCGAGGCGCAGGTCCAACGTGTCGTGCACGTCACGCGCCGGGAAGGCCCCCTCGCCCAGGCCCAGCACGAAGGTGTGCCGAAAGGGGATGGCGCGCATGGGCAGGAACGACGAAACCACCACGCCGTCCGCGAGGTAGTCGCCGCGCGCGGCGCTCAAGGCCGAGAGCGACTCGGTCACCAGCATGGACGCGACCCGATACGACACGGGCAGCCCACGGACGTCGCGCTCCAAGAGGCCACGGGCCACCGCGAGACAGCTGCGCAGCTCGCTCTGCTCCGCCTCGTTCGATGGAAGGACGTAGCCCTCCCACACGCCGGCGAAGAACGAGGCCCACTCCCGCAGCGGTCGCGCCTGGGCCCGCGCGAAGCGCGCGTCGGCGATCAGCCCGCGCAGCAAGAGCGAAAAAGCCCTGGCCCAGGTCGGGTCGGCCGCGGCGGGCAGGTAGGTGGAGTCGCCCAGCGTGAGACCTTCGGGGGGCAGCGGTGCGTCGTCGGTGGCGGCGGGCTCCACGCTCATGAACTCACCCAGCGCCACGCGCAGCAGCCCCTGCTCCCAGTTGAGCCGATCATCGTCCACGTAGGTCCCCGCCAGGTCGGACCGGTCCAGGCCGTAGAAGATGCCCAGCTGCTGCACCAGCGCGCGCACCTGTTCGCTGGTGGCCTCCGGGAGGTGGGCGAGCAGGTTGGGGTGCGTGAGCAGCGCCATCAGCTCTGGGCGGGCGAAGCGACCGAGGGGCAGCTCCACCAGGGCCAGGCAGGCGTCCACCACGCGGCTGGTGTTGGCCAGCGCCAGGTCCACCACCGAGTAGGGGATGCGGTGAGCCTCCGAGAAGACCGCCTCGATGTGCGGGAGGTACTCGTGGCGCGCTTCGTTGGGGAGCAGGACGGCGATGTCGTGGAAGCCGATGGGCGCGTCGGTGGTGCTCGCGGCGCGGACGGCGCGCCAGACCTCCTCGGCCATGACCTCGACCTCGCGCCGCACGCTCGGGCAGGCGTTGAAGCGCAGCGAGCGGTCCGGCTGGCCCCGCCCTTCCTCCGGCCCCTGCGCGACCGGGGCGCGCAGCAGGATGTCGCGCTGCAGCGCCTCGAGGACGGTGGGCACGCGCCCCGCGGCGTGGGCGCCCGCGGTGGGATCCACGAAGCAGGGCTCGAAGTCGGCATCCGTGAGCTCGTTGAGCAGGTGCACGTGCTCGCGCCCCGGCCGCCCAAAGGCCACCAGCAGCGGTGGGTCGTCGGTCTGATGGAGCGCCAACGGGCCATCGGGTGGCACGCCGTCCGCGAGGCTGGCCCGGGGGCCGCGCCGCGACGGAAGCCTACGAGCGGCGCGCAGCTCGGACTCGCTCGGCATGTCCTCCCAGAACTCCATGCACGGGTTGTTCACGTACAGGTGCAGCTCGGACACGTCGCCCAGGGCCGCGTACAGCCACTGGAACACACGCGCGACATAGCTGACCCCGAAGACGTGGAGCGTGGGCTGGAGGGAGTCCTCCGCGGGGAAGAGCAGGCCCTCGGGGAGCGGGCTGGGCGCGGAGGGCAAGGCCTGGAGCTGCTGCAGCGCCGTCATCAGCGGGACGTAGCGGGCGCGCGGCGCGAACACCGGGCGGGGTGCGTCCGGCGCCACCAGCTCGGCCATCAGGGCCGCTTGGAAACGCGCGCTGCTCACGAAGTCCGGGTGCTGTGTGCCGAGCTGCCCGCGCATGAATGCGTCCAGGAGCTCCGGGCGCGCGAAGCCGTAGGCCTCGAAGAGTAGCCCCAGCCGACGCGCCAGCTGCACCCGCCGCACGTCGCGCGCGTCCGCGTCCCGGCCGGCGTCGAGGTACGCGCGCACGTCACGCATGGCGTCGCTCGCGAGGCGCGCGTCGTCGTGCAGGAGCGCCAGCAGCAAGCTCTCGAACGCGCCGCGATCCATGATGCGCACGTCGGGCAGCGCGCGCTCCAGCCAGGCGCTGACGAACCGCTCTAGCCGCGCGAAGCGCAGGTTGGCCGCGACCCCCAGCGCCTCGCTGACGCCGCGCTCCAGGTACGCCTCCATGTTGCGGTTGGGGACGATGACCTGGACCGGCTCGAGGGGGTGCGCGCGGCGCCGTTGCGCACGGAGCTGGGCCACGAAGCGGGCCAACAGAGCCTCGGTGCGGTTGCTGTAGTGCAGGCGGATCACGCGCAGCCAAGGCTGACACAACGACGTGACGCTGGCGATCGCTCAGGACGTCGCACCAGCCTCGCCGGCTGCACACGCTCACGGACGACGGGAGTTGCGCGCGGCGGGATACTCGGAAGGGTTGCCCCGTCGTGGCAAGTCGTCCGCGTCGTCCTCGCGCGCCGCGCTACGCAACCACGACCACGCCGTCCATCCGGGCCCGAGCCAGGCCGCGAGCCCGATCAGCAACATGCCGTACGCCGGGAACATCGCGATCAGCAAGCCACACGTGGTAAACGCCACCGCCAGCGCGAGGAAGCGTCGATCCGTGAGGGTGCCCACCATGGCCGCGCCCGTGCCGAACAAGAACACGTCGAGGGCCACGTCGCGAAACTCCGTGTGCCCGAGCGTCAGCGCCACGACCCGGTTCAGCAGCGTCAGCAGGCACAGCACCACCATGGCCACGACGAAGCGCCGCCCTGCCCGGTTGGGCATCATGCGGCGCCGGAACAGCGCGCCGCCGATGATCAGCGTCGCGGCGAGCCCGCCGGTGAAGGCGAACGAATGCCAGGTCGCGTACTCGTACCAGCCCATGCGCAGGCCGATGAACCCGCCCACTGGGAACACGCCGAGCACGAACGACACGATCAACACGAACAGCGCTCTGTCTCGTCGCCCGTACTTGGGGTCCTGGTCGTAGCCGATGCGCTCGAGGCGCGCCTGCCGCTCGAGCCGCTGCGCCACCTTCTGCTCGAGAGCCTCGATCAGCGCGCGTTCGTCCGGATCGCTCGTCTCCACTTCGCGCAGCGTCGCGGACGCAGCGGTGGCATCGCCTCGCGAAAGCTGGTGCTCCGCCATCAGCAGCAGCGCTTCCACCAATCCAGCGCGCGCGCGCTCGTTGTCTGGCCACTCCTTGAGCGCCCGCGAGAAGCCGAAGCGACACTCGACGAACTCACGCATGACCTCGCGCTGCATGGCAGCATCCACGGGTGCGCGCGCGTTCTCGAACGTCTCCTGGCGTAGACGGTCGCGGGCCACGGACACGCGCAAGCGCGAAAGGGTGAGCTTGGCGTCGTCGGCCAGAGCCGCAGACGTGCGATGTTCGAGGAACGCCGCCACGGCCGACCGGAAGGCCTCGGCGCTGTCGAAGCGGAGCTCCGCCCGTGGCTCGAGGGCACGCGCCGCGATCGCGGCCAGCTCAGCAGGCACTTCGGGGCCGAACCGGGGCGCCCGTGCTTCGTAGGCGGCGTAGAGCACGTCGCGCACGCTCCCTCCTTGGTGCGGCGGGCGTCCCGTGAGGATCTCGTGCAGCACCGCACCCAGCAGGTAGACGTCGGTGCGCTCGTCCAGCACGGAGCTGCGGCGGTCCACCATCTCTGGGGCCATGTAGCTGGGCGTCCCGACCACCTCGGCCACTTCGTCGGCCATGGGCAGCCAACCGCGGTGGTGGTCGCGCGTGCTCACCGCCACCCCCCAGTCGACGAGATACACGTCGCGGAAGCCACCGATCATGACGTTGTCGGGCTTCAGGTCCAAGTGCAGGATGCCGCGGCTGTGCGCGTAGTGCACCGCATCGCACACGTCCATGAGCACCCGCAGGTGCCACGCCAAGCGATCCTGCGCCTCGGCCGGGAAGCCCGGGTGGTTGTCGTTGCGCAGCATCGCGCGCCACGACACGCCGTGGATGCGCTTCATGACCATCAGCGGCGTGCCCTCGTCGTCCGCCTGCAGCGCGTAGATGGGCACGATGTTGGGGTGCTCGACCACGCCCGTGATGCGGGCCTCGGTGAGCAGCCGGTCGATGGAGTCCGGGTCGCGCAGCTCGGGCTTGAGCGTCTTGACCGCCACCTCGCGACGCAACGCGCCTTGCTCGCCTAGCGAGATGATGCCCATGCCGCCCTCGGCGAGGGGTTCGGTCAGCCGCAGCGTCGCGCCCGTGCCCTCGAAAGGCACACGCTTCGACTTGTGGCGCGGCCCCGCCACGGGGCGGTCGGAGCGCCGCAGCCCCACGGGCCGGATGGTGGCGTCCGGCTCGAACATCCCGGTGGCGGGGAGCGCGAGCGTCTCCGCCAGGTCCTCACGAGTGAGGCCGCGCCGGGTGGGGTTGTCCGATGCCATGGTCGCCCTGACACTACCCACCCGCGTGTCGACTGTCGAACTACCGCCACGCGCGGGAAGACGCTTCTCCCGGCCTACGATGCCCCATCGAACACGTGGGCAGAGAGGGCGCCGTGAGCCCCTGCCCAGCAGCGCGACGAGATATCGTCAGCGTCGACGCGAGCGACCGCGACCGGGGGGCGGGTTGGGGGCCGCCCCCGCGGGCGGCTGGCGCGTGGCCATGAGCCGGTAGGGGACGGTCCCCGTGCCGCGGGCGCTGTAGGTCCCGATCCACACCAGGTACTGCCCTGGCGGCCAGCTGTCCTGCTGCAACATCGGCTGCAGGTTGCCGCCACCGTCGTCGTCGCACAGCCAGCGGCCGTCCGGTGTCCGGATGACCATGGTGGTGTCCTCCGCAGCCTCCACGTACAGGCGCAGATAGCGCGCGCTGCCCTGCACGTAGAGGATGTGGTCCGGGATGCTCTGCACGTAGCCGCGGCACGAAGGCTCGGCCGCGTCCTGAGCCCGGATGGTGCCACCCGCTGCGCCCTCGAGCACGGCCGGGTCCGGACGCAGCCGGGCGTCGATCCAGCCAGGGGTGCCGTTCCCCTGCATGGCGTCCACCGTCATGGTCAGACCCGCCGGCTGCGGCGTGGGACCAGGGCCGGGGTGCGGCGTGGGTCCGGGATTCGGGTTGGGGTTGGGCTGGATGGGCATGGGCTGCGGCCCCACCTGCTGACCGCTCGAGCCGGGCACCACGCTGGGGATCTCGGTCAGCTTCAGGGAGTACGGCACGGCGGTGCCCTGCTGGTAGCTGCCGACCCAGATGCGGTACATCCCGGGGCCCCAGGCCTGCTCCACGGCGGGGTTCAGCCCGTAGGTGTCGTCGTTGCAGATGACCGTGTTCTGCGGCGTCTGGATCATGATCGTCGTGTCGCCCGCGGCCTCGACGAAGATCCGCATCCAGCGGAAGTTGCCCCGCAGATTGATGATGTGGCTGGGGTGCGGCGAGATGAACCCACGACACTCGGGGTTCACCCCGCTGGCGTCCACCTGGCCACCGCTCTGCCCCTGCAGGACGTGGGGGTCCGGCATGAAGCCAGACGTCAGGTTGGCGCCGCCGAACATGGACTGCTGAGCGAGCGCGGTGTCGCTCGCGCCGCTCATCACGGCGGCCAGTGCCAGCGCCGTGCACATCACGGCCCCCGTTCTCGGCTTGCTCTCGATCCCAACCATGGTGCCCACTTTCTCGATTGACGAAGTCTCCGCTCGGGAGGGTAGCAATCCTCGCACGAAACGCGAAGCCCGGGGCTCGGACGCGCGCAGCCCAGCGATATTCAGCGCATCCACCAGTAGGCGATGGCCGCGCCGACCGCCATGATGGCCGCCCCGCCCAGGACCACGAGGGGGATCATCCACGTGGGCACGTGGAGGGGCTGCTCTTTCGCCTTGCTTGGCACCAGCGCCCCGCCCTTCCCGCGGGCGCCCTTGCCGCTCGGCTCCGCGGCGGCCGCATAGCCGTCAGGTGACGAGAAGCGCGGGCTGCTGGAGCGCCGGCCGGGGTCGTCGACCTCCGCCGCGGGGATGGGCATGCGCACCGTGGGCTTGCCGCTGACTGCAGCGGGCGCTGGCGTGGCCGCGACGGCCGCATAGATGGACGCCGCGTCCGCGAAGTCCACGGCGAACTCCTCGGGCGTGGCGTAGCGCTGCGCGACGTCGGGGTGCATGGCGCGCCGCAGGCACTCCGCGAGCGCCTCGGGGTAGTCGGGACACAGGTCCGCCAGCGGCTGGGTGCGGCCCGTCAGGATCGCCCCCAGCAGCTGGCCGTGGTCGCTGGCTGCGAAGGGCGACTGACCGGCCAGGCACTCGTAGGCGATGACCCCCAGCGCGTACACGTCGGCCGGAGCGCCCGCCGCGTGGGCGCTCTTGATCTGCTCGGGCGCCATGTAGCGCGGCGTGCCAATGACCGTCCCCGTGGCGGTGAGCTTCTTGCTGCTGAGTGACAGCGACAGGCCGAAGTCGAGGATCTTCACCTGTGGCGGGCGCGCAGAGGTCAGGAAGATGTTGTCCGGCTTGAGGTCCCGGTGGATGATCCCACGGGCGTGCGTCTCAGTGAGGGCGGCGCACGTGGCGGTGATGACGGGGCACAGCTCCGCAGGGTTCATCGGCCCGTGATTGGCCACGTGCTCGCGCAGCGTGTGCCCCTTCAGGTACTCCATCGCCAGCCACAGCGTTCCGTCGGGTGCAGCACCAAAGCCGTGGATGCCTACGATGCCTGGGTGGTGGATGGAGGCCAGGATCTCGGCCTCGCGCCGGAAGCGCTCCTCGGACTCGCCTGACGCCTTGGTCTTCTTGAGGACCTTGAGCGCCACGCGGTGCCCCGTCTGCATGTCCCGGGCGTCGTAGACCGTGCCCATGCCGCCGCTGCCCAGCACCTCGTCCACCTTGAAGCGGTCCGCGAAGAAAAAGCCGTCCTCGAACGACGACATGACGCGCGTGGGCTCCATCTCCTCGAGGTCGAGCTCATCCAGCGTATCGACGCTGTCCAGCAATCTGTCGACGCTGATGGACACCAGGCACTCTCTCCGCGCGACGTGTTGGCTCGCCCTAGATCCGCTCGACGGCCATGACGCCGGTGAGCTTCTCGATATCCCGCATGACTGTTCGGAGCTGCTTTACGTCGGCCACATGAACATGAAAGACATTGACCGCCCGGTCCGTGGTCTCGGACCGGCAATTGGCCTCGCGGATGCTCAGCTTGTGGTCCGTGAACACACCCGAGACCAGCGCCAGGATGCCCTGTCGGTCGTTTGTCGTCACGCGAATATCCACGGGCAGGTCCATGCGCGCGTTACTGGCCCAGGCGACGTTCACCTTGCGCGCCGCGTCCAGTTCCATGGCCTTGGGGCACTCGCGGCGGTGGACCGTCACGCCGCGGCCGCGGGTGATCCAGCCCGTGACGTTGTCGCCTGCCACCGGGTTGCAGCACTTGGCGAAGCGCACCAACAGTCCGTCCATACCCTCGATGAGGATGCCCTCGTCGGTAGTCTTGGGCTGGATGCGCCGCATCGTCTTCTCGATGAGGCCGGGCTCCAGGCTCTTGCGCTCTTCGGACGACGCCTCGGGCGCGATGACCTCGACGGCGCTGGCGACGGAGACGCGCCCGTAGCCCACCGCCGCGAAGAGCTCCTCGGCGGACTGCATCTTGAAGTGGTCGAGGGTCTTCTTGAGCTGGGGCCCCTTCAG is a window from the Sandaracinaceae bacterium genome containing:
- a CDS encoding exodeoxyribonuclease V subunit gamma — translated: MIRLHYSNRTEALLARFVAQLRAQRRRAHPLEPVQVIVPNRNMEAYLERGVSEALGVAANLRFARLERFVSAWLERALPDVRIMDRGAFESLLLALLHDDARLASDAMRDVRAYLDAGRDADARDVRRVQLARRLGLLFEAYGFARPELLDAFMRGQLGTQHPDFVSSARFQAALMAELVAPDAPRPVFAPRARYVPLMTALQQLQALPSAPSPLPEGLLFPAEDSLQPTLHVFGVSYVARVFQWLYAALGDVSELHLYVNNPCMEFWEDMPSESELRAARRLPSRRGPRASLADGVPPDGPLALHQTDDPPLLVAFGRPGREHVHLLNELTDADFEPCFVDPTAGAHAAGRVPTVLEALQRDILLRAPVAQGPEEGRGQPDRSLRFNACPSVRREVEVMAEEVWRAVRAASTTDAPIGFHDIAVLLPNEARHEYLPHIEAVFSEAHRIPYSVVDLALANTSRVVDACLALVELPLGRFARPELMALLTHPNLLAHLPEATSEQVRALVQQLGIFYGLDRSDLAGTYVDDDRLNWEQGLLRVALGEFMSVEPAATDDAPLPPEGLTLGDSTYLPAAADPTWARAFSLLLRGLIADARFARAQARPLREWASFFAGVWEGYVLPSNEAEQSELRSCLAVARGLLERDVRGLPVSYRVASMLVTESLSALSAARGDYLADGVVVSSFLPMRAIPFRHTFVLGLGEGAFPARDVHDTLDLRLEKRRVGDVRASERDKYMFLEVLLSARDVLHLSWVSREPYTGDPIAPSPTVRLLLDTLRRSYVREPEEGALVTTHALFRHEPLDPASAFPEAHMEAWLRALGKLGRAAQRAESSTDAQRVGGPQRGDAGGQAERGRDGACDGGDGARGGDGARGGDGRPAGDDEDPKEATHGDASALEDTLRALGGRLPKPVFERLTQELRTISLSEGWHLVTSAGASPNGASAGTEAAPRPATSGARATGPEPGANVTSVEDDDERPVTTLSLSRTHLARFLSDPQSGWAEALLGVSRDDDGEGEESVEDEPFEPPKLVEVTALREAFWEGTTHGSLEAAYDRTVGRMQGAGAWPVASLAVARRGDDLALLRAWHEQLARLAPDALPQRVRLGEALEDGDVTRVLPSLTLELDDPRDGQRRLRVLVRGRTEALFGQRGSLQLETSARPAAARARARREERAGLRAFLDHLLLTASGEEAPRHSVHVLYPDEPRDVALVLGGLSQETARAYLLDLVRDLLMGPHAYFAPPTPLLEALPEWGSRPPDAWRAALLKVRDDAGQRAYGSVPHAEEYPVPPVDELYAMYARRYDLYARLRAGEAA
- a CDS encoding protein kinase, whose amino-acid sequence is MASDNPTRRGLTREDLAETLALPATGMFEPDATIRPVGLRRSDRPVAGPRHKSKRVPFEGTGATLRLTEPLAEGGMGIISLGEQGALRREVAVKTLKPELRDPDSIDRLLTEARITGVVEHPNIVPIYALQADDEGTPLMVMKRIHGVSWRAMLRNDNHPGFPAEAQDRLAWHLRVLMDVCDAVHYAHSRGILHLDLKPDNVMIGGFRDVYLVDWGVAVSTRDHHRGWLPMADEVAEVVGTPSYMAPEMVDRRSSVLDERTDVYLLGAVLHEILTGRPPHQGGSVRDVLYAAYEARAPRFGPEVPAELAAIAARALEPRAELRFDSAEAFRSAVAAFLEHRTSAALADDAKLTLSRLRVSVARDRLRQETFENARAPVDAAMQREVMREFVECRFGFSRALKEWPDNERARAGLVEALLLMAEHQLSRGDATAASATLREVETSDPDERALIEALEQKVAQRLERQARLERIGYDQDPKYGRRDRALFVLIVSFVLGVFPVGGFIGLRMGWYEYATWHSFAFTGGLAATLIIGGALFRRRMMPNRAGRRFVVAMVVLCLLTLLNRVVALTLGHTEFRDVALDVFLFGTGAAMVGTLTDRRFLALAVAFTTCGLLIAMFPAYGMLLIGLAAWLGPGWTAWSWLRSAAREDDADDLPRRGNPSEYPAARNSRRP
- a CDS encoding serine/threonine protein kinase, which codes for MSISVDRLLDSVDTLDELDLEEMEPTRVMSSFEDGFFFADRFKVDEVLGSGGMGTVYDARDMQTGHRVALKVLKKTKASGESEERFRREAEILASIHHPGIVGIHGFGAAPDGTLWLAMEYLKGHTLREHVANHGPMNPAELCPVITATCAALTETHARGIIHRDLKPDNIFLTSARPPQVKILDFGLSLSLSSKKLTATGTVIGTPRYMAPEQIKSAHAAGAPADVYALGVIAYECLAGQSPFAASDHGQLLGAILTGRTQPLADLCPDYPEALAECLRRAMHPDVAQRYATPEEFAVDFADAASIYAAVAATPAPAAVSGKPTVRMPIPAAEVDDPGRRSSSPRFSSPDGYAAAAEPSGKGARGKGGALVPSKAKEQPLHVPTWMIPLVVLGGAAIMAVGAAIAYWWMR